Below is a window of Littorina saxatilis isolate snail1 linkage group LG2, US_GU_Lsax_2.0, whole genome shotgun sequence DNA.
atttaaaaaataaaaaatataaaaaaagacttTCAAAAACAGGCAACATGAATCAAATGTTATGAAACAGTATGTGACATTACTTTTCTTGGGCggggggatgtagctcagtcggtagcgcgctggatttgtatccagttggccgctgtcagcgtgagttcgtcccaacgttcggcgagagatttatttctcagagtcaactttgtgtgcagactctcctcggtgtccgaacacccccgtgtgtacacgcaagcacaagaccaagtgcgcacgaaaaagatcctgtaatccatgtcagagttcggtgggttatagaaacacgaaaatacccagcatgcttcctccgaaaacggcgtatggctgcctaaatggcggggtaaaaaacggtcatacacgtaaaattccactcgtgcaaaaaacacgagtgtacgtgggagtttcagcccacgaacgcagaagaagacagaagaagaattACTTTTCTTTTCCAGACATAAAACAGGCAGCAGCTTCATAAACACCAACAAGGTGAACATTTGCCAAGACAGCTCAGACTATCCAAAAACCTAATAGCCTCTCTTCTGTCTGTATTTAGTCACTAAATATGACTCATGAAAACTGAAATAAaacatatacaatatttaacaCAGAATCCAATGAACATAAAACTTTAATGTATACTCCAGTATTTGGAAAACACTTTTTTGTGCGAAAAAACCCCACAAATGTATCTTCCCAAGAAGACGACTGCTGTGTGTAATAGCTGTATATCGCACAAAGAATTACATGAGCAATGATGTAAGCACAATACATACAGAGAGATATAACAGCAACCAGTTCCATTTCTCAAGCAGCAACATTATTTTGAAATTTTCTACAGAAACATGCTTTTCGAAGCTGGATTGGATCTAGATTAAGTTTGGGTGGTTACTACACATGAGCAAATTTCATTTAGAATCAAACCCAAAATGTTTGAGTGCAGTCTAGCACAGCTCTTGCTTCTTACTATACAAATATAATTGGGACATATGAAGTGCATCTTTTTAGATAAATCCCCAACTCCTGAATACAACACATTTGAccaagaaaaaaacaattttacAGTTCCTAACTCATGTacattatctttctttctttatttggtgtcgtcgttttcaaccacgaagggttatatcgcgacggggaaagggggaagatgggatagagccacttgtcaattgtttcttgttcacaaaagcactaatcaaaaatttgctccaggggcttgcaacgtagtacaatatattaccttactgggagaatgcaagtttccagtacaaaggacttaacatttcttacatactgcttgactaaaatctttacaaaaattgactatattctttacaagaaacacttaacaagggtaaaaggagaaacagaatccgttagtcgcctcttacgacatgctggggagcatcgggtaaattctgcGGGGGGCATGTACATTGTCTGAAAAGCTGACTGATCACTCACACATCTTACCGGAATATTCTCAAGAAAAGTAATCAACATACAGTATTGCACGTTAGACATAGTAAGACAAAGTACACTGATTaatattcatattaatttttaaactGTGTGTTATAAACTTCTAACAAAAAAAACCTGTTCTAATCTTGGTTTACATCTTCTGCTGTCAGTTATATATATAACAACTCTCATCACAAAGTGATCCTGGCATTGGCAGGGATTCAAAAATTAGGCAACTCTGATCTGAAGACTGAAGAGAATTTGATGATTGATACGATTCAAGCAAAACAAGATTTTCATACAATCACCATCATTTCTCACTTAGCCTATATTCTTATCTTCTACCAAGATCCCAGTTGCCCCCCCCTTATCTCATCTGCTGTCAGTTTCATATTTTCTTGTGATGGAGCAGTAGACCGCACAACATACAGAAATAGGCGAACATTGTTCGTATCACATGAATAAACGGGACGCAAAAGTGCCAGGTGGTTTTCTTCTTCACCTTTTAACATAAAAAAGAAATATGTCAAATGAATTGTTAAAATGTTGAAAATAGACACCACAATAAAGCATAAAAGATGATGACTAGAGAGCTCAAATAACAGATCTACTGTTCCATCAAACTTTAGACAGACTTGAAAAAGTAGTTTTCTACCATGCCATTAATCTatgggctgaaaaaaaaaatatgcgtCCAAATAACGAGAGATAAAGAAACATAAAGGAGAACACAATGAAGTTGTAACACAGTTACACCACAGTACAGATGATTCAGGTAAATGCACACTTTCAAATACATAATGAGAAAAGGCGAAAACTTATCAACCTGAAAAATACCAACACACTGTGAGTGGCAATATGAATCTCATATAAACATACATAAGACTCAAGTTCTCCTACAAGACAGCGCTTTACAGATAATTCATAATAAAACACTTTGGAAAGGAAATCTTTAACCCAAGACTTTCGAAACGCATCCTGCATCATTGCGTTCTTTTTTACTCTAGTCAAAGCAGCAATATTATTATTAACACAAAACCCTTTTAACTACTGACACAGACCATCATTcaggttaaaaacaaaatgattttACATTCTTCTCTTTTGTGCATTTGTCAAATCATACTCTCTAAACAGCCAAATAAAAAATTAGTTCCCTCTCCTTCCCATTGGTCTCTTGGTGAAAATAAACCATACGAAAAGAGTAAGAAAACGTACATATCACCCACACAAAAGCAAACTCTTTCTTCTTTTACGAAGTCCTATCACTACACCTCAACTAAATGTACTGAAATCACTACACCTCAACTAAATGTACTGAAATAAAGtcgagaaaaaaagacaaagcaGAAACTACACAGAAAGAAAGTCTTTCAAAGTCATAAGCATACATAGAATTCAGCAGCAAGTGGACTAGAACTCAAACTCTAAAACAGCTGGACTACATGCAGAGGAAACCAAAGCACGGCAGACAAGGGAAGGCCCTAGGCATTGTCGTTCAACGCCTCATCACACGCTTGGACTCCAGCCGTGACATGCGGTCTCTCAGGAATAGAAGTGGCAGAGGAGACCCAAAAGCTGTTGAACGTTCTGGCAATGTGATGGTTTATCAAAGTCGGTCCCAGACGCAAGGTAGTAACAGTCACTATGGTGTGGGGTACAGAGACAGGTACACACATACCACCACACATGTAGGGGTAAAATTAGAGTTGATGCTGCTGCCGTTTATCTGTCTTTAAGCTCTTTGGCAGTCAGTTTGTCAATGAGTTCTTGGAGGGGAGCCAGTTCCTTACGCTCAATTAGGTTAAACTCTTGCACAAAGAAGATAAAATGTTTGAACGACGTGTTGAGATGTGCCTCCTCGCTCAACTGTACCACTTCCTTGAAGTGCTGGTGGTAGATGTGGGCGTAGACCCGGAACAGCCGTTTCAAGATTGTTTTCGCGATGGACAGGAAATTCTTTGGAAACGGGACTcctataaacaaacaaaacaagaaatattACTAGAGCATCTCAAACTGCCTAACAGATTAGGGTAAGAACATTCATACTTTTCTCTTTACCCTTCTCTCACACATTAGTGCATGCGCTCGCACACAGAAATAACCATATACAGCCAAGTTCAAACAGAAGTTTCTTCATGTTAACTACCTCTAGTAAAAGTAAAACTAATGGATTAAGCACcttcacaaaaacaacatccagacctgtttaccctaaacccgaggcaagagtactttcccaaaaatttgagtgtatttttcaaaaagttggtgtactttgcaagcaaagccatatggggtagggaaaatgtacgcgtgggtccaaacgtacgtgtttgtgtaagaatagcatgtcttgtgaacaccttcagaatttaactccttccaatacaacaggaataaaacaattgtatttacctgtcagtttatagcattataacaagtgtcttccaaacagattgataatgaaaagatgaagttcgtgaaataacatctgcggttgacagtggcaagttcatttttacaatcatctcagcgcggactacagccttttcttctggcaggatttgctttgcgggaatgaacttcataattccttgacagctttcagcggatttctttgcagcaaccttgtccaggtgagttttagaactgcagtgtcgttcgatgtcatatttcccagcatgggcaacggagaaatctgatttacaatacttgcagtgtgcatgactttttcccatagtagactccacaattcctggctctttcttatatttctccaagaaaatctgctgcttctgctttttagacttggtacagtcatccgaaactggcacatttttccgcttcattttgccacgattgtccagacgatcgcacgtgccaacaactgaacaaggtttccacagctgaagactcgctgtcatggttatctcccttcgaccgaaaccggtatcagttgtaccattccgtaatcagcacaccaacaccggaaaacgtattctagactttttcttaggcgtattttatgcgtgtgtcgcgtatttgcgtaccgataataatttggcgtacaaaatacgcccaaatcgtactggtaaacaggtctgaacaTCCATAAAAAAAACAGTAAAATAATTTGTACATCCTTTTGGTTGGAAAATATCTGATTTCACAAGACATGCAACAAAGAGAAAACTTATTGGAAACTCAAATGCTTAAAAAATGTTCTCTCATGAGAAAACCAATCTAACGGAACAGTACATACCAATTTTGGACGGGAAAAGTGTTTCATCATCCAGCTGATCTTGTACCCAGGTCATGAGGTAATCTATGTACTTCGGCGCCGAACACTTGATTGGTTTTTTGATGGTCTGTCCGTCTGCCCAGTGGTACTCGTACTTGGGTCCTGCTGACATGACTGGACAGGTCTCTTCAAGG
It encodes the following:
- the LOC138960179 gene encoding MOB kinase activator 1B, yielding MSFFFGSRNNKTFKPKKNIPEGTHQYDLMKHAAVTLGSGNLRLAVMLPEGEDVNEWVAVNTVDFFNQINMLYGTITEFCLEETCPVMSAGPKYEYHWADGQTIKKPIKCSAPKYIDYLMTWVQDQLDDETLFPSKIGVPFPKNFLSIAKTILKRLFRVYAHIYHQHFKEVVQLSEEAHLNTSFKHFIFFVQEFNLIERKELAPLQELIDKLTAKELKDR